A single Caretta caretta isolate rCarCar2 chromosome 2, rCarCar1.hap1, whole genome shotgun sequence DNA region contains:
- the LOC125631023 gene encoding LOW QUALITY PROTEIN: C-C chemokine receptor type 5-like (The sequence of the model RefSeq protein was modified relative to this genomic sequence to represent the inferred CDS: inserted 3 bases in 2 codons) — MEILTTTQNYSHDHATPCTNDVKQFASLFLPPIYSLVLIFGLVGNVLVVLILIKHKRLRSMTDIYLLNLANSNLLFILSLPFWAYYAAHEWDLGNXLSGVYYAGFCSGNFSIILLIIDRYLAIVHAAFTIKARTVTYGILTSVVIWGVAILASLPGLIFHTVQKESVYWTYSSHNPSGHETKLRQFLILKMNLLGLVIPLIIMIICYAQIIKTLLRCSKEXKYKAVRPIFIIMKCYSEMSISVKLSSPFPFLLCCEFFCYGYFASLSLPVPKSCL; from the exons ATGGAGATACTGACAACAACACAGAACTACAGTCATGATCATGCAACACCATGTACAAATGATGTCAAACAATTTGCATCCCTGTTTCTGCCACCTATTTACTCCTTGGTGCTGATATTTGGCCTGGTGGGCAATGTTCTAGTTGTTCTGATCCTGATAAAACACAAGAGGCTGAGAAGCATGACTGACATCTATCTGCTGAATCTGGCAAATTCCAATTTACTCTTTATTCTTTCCCTGCCATTTTGGGCTTACTATGCAGCACATGAGTGGGATCTTGGAAA TCTTTCAGGGGTCTATTATGCTGGCTTCTGCAGTGGAAACTTTTCCATAATACTTTTGATAATAGACAGATATCTGGCAATTGTCCATGCAGCGTTTACTATAAAAGCTAGGACAGTTACCTATGGCATCCTCACAAGTGTTGTCATTTGGGGTGTTGCAATATTAGCCTCTCTTCCAGGTTTAATATTTCACACTGTTCAAAAGGAAAGCGTTTATTGGACCTACAGCTCTCATAATCCATCAGGCCATGAAACAAAATTGAGGCAATTCCTGATTTTAAAGATGAACCTCCTGGGACTTGTCATTCCActgatcattatgatcatctgctATGCACAGATTATAAAGACATTACTGAGATGTAGTAAGG AAAAATATAAGGCAGTCAGGCCGATTTTTATCATAATGAAGTGTTATAGTGAAATGTCTATTTCAGTTAAACTGAGTTCTCCATTTCCATTTTTATTGTGCTGTGAATTCTTCTGCTACGGTTATTTTGCTTCTTTATCTTTACCTGTTCCTAAAAGTTGTTTATAA